A section of the Tenrec ecaudatus isolate mTenEca1 chromosome 10, mTenEca1.hap1, whole genome shotgun sequence genome encodes:
- the FTSJ3 gene encoding pre-rRNA 2'-O-ribose RNA methyltransferase FTSJ3 isoform X1: MGKKGKVGKSRRDKFYHLAKETGYRSRSAFKLIQLNRRFQFLQKARALLDLCAAPGGWLQVAAKFMPVSSLIVGVDLVPIKPLPNVVTLQEDITTEHCRQALRKELKTWKVDVVLNDGAPNVGASWVHDAYSQAHLTLMALRLACDFLARGGSFITKVFRSRDYQPLLWIFQQLFRRVQATKPQASRHESAEIFVVCQGFLAPDKVDSKFFDPKFAFKEVEVQTKTVTELVTKKKPKAEGYAEGDLTLYHRASVTDFLRAANPVDFLSKASEITLDEEELAQHPATTEEIRVCCQDIKVLGRKELRSLLNWRTKLRRYVAKKLKEQARALDISLSSGEEEEGEEEEPIAETRRQSSKEEEEEEQLNQTLAEMKAQEVAELKRKKKQLLREQRKQRERVELKMDLPGVSIADEGETGMFSLRTIRGHQLLAEVAQGDMSAADTFLSDLPRDDIYISDTEDDDDTSLESDLDQEELAGGRRQALKDQKQVQFAQVEEDKEEEEEEENPLLVPLEEKATLREEQAHLWFSKDGFAGLEDAADEALEISQAQLVRAQRRGEQEKLQAPSCLKTGGKRTQSREEALKGIEALAPSVAESVTPPKGDQDSGGGSGSESDSSSDEEEREPRGRKKRSRVPGPDDDGFEVVPIEDPAKHRILDPEGLALGAVIASSKKARRDLIDDSFSRYTFNEDEGELPEWFVQEERQHRIKQLPIDKKEVEHYRQRWREINARPIKKVAEAKARKKRRILKKLEQTKKKAEAVVNTVDISEREKVAQLRSLYKKAGLGKEKRQVTYVVAKKGVGRKVRRPAGVRGHFKVVDSRMKKDQRAQQRTEQKKKHKRKVLNRFS, from the exons ATGGGCAAGAAGGGAAAAGTTGGGAAGAGCCGGCGAGACAAGTTCTATCACTTGGCGAAGGAGACCG GCTACCGCTCCCGCTCAGCTTTCAAGCTGATCCAGCTCAATCGCCGCTTCCAGTTCCTGCAGAAAGCCCGCGCCTTGCTGGACCTGTGTGCTGCGCCGGGAGGCTG GTTGCAGGTGGCTGCCAAGTTTATGCCTGTGTCCAGTCTTATTGTGG GCGTGGACCTGGTTCCAATCAAACCTCTCCCCAATGTGGTGACACTCCAGGAGGATATCACAACCGAACACTGTCGACAG GCCCTGAGGAAAGAGCTGAAGACCTGGAAGGTCGATGTTGTGCTCAATGATGGGGCGCCCAACGTCGGGGCCAGCTGGGTCCATGATGCTTACTCGCAAG CCCACCTGACACTGATGGCGCTGCGTCTGGCTTGTGATTTTCTGGCTCGTGGCGGCTCGTTCATCACAAAGGTTTTCCGCTCCCGTGATTACCAGCCCCTGCTGTGGATCTTCCAGCAGCTGTTCCGCCGGGTCCAGGCCACCAAGCCCCAGGCCTCGCGCCATGAGTCCGCAGAGATATTCGTAGTCTGCCAGG GGTTCCTGGCGCCTGACAAGGTTGACAGTAAATTCTTTGACCCCAAGTTTGCCTTCAAGGAGGTTGAAGTTCAGACCAAGACCGTTACTGAATTGGTGACAAAGAAGAAACCAAAG GCCGAAGGCTATGCTGAGGGTGATCTCACTCTCTATCACCGGGCCTCAGTCACTGACTTCCTCCGAGCTGCCAACCCCGTCGACTTCCTCTCCAAGGCCAGCGAA ATCACGCTGGATGAGGAGGAGTTGGCCCAGCATCCAGCCACCACTGAGGAAATCCGGGTATGCTGTCAGGACATCAAAGTGCTGGGACGTAAGGAGCTCAG GTCCCTGCTCAACTGGAGAACAAAGCTTCGGCGATACGTGGCTAAGAAGCTGAAAGAGCAAGCAAGGGCCCTGGACATCAG CCTCAGCTctggagaggaagaagaaggtgAGGAGGAAGAGCCAATAGCTGAGACCAGAAGGCAGTCCtcaaaggaagaggaggaggaggaacaacTGAACCAAACCCTGGCAGAGATGAAGGCCCAGGAGGTGGCAGAGCTGAAGAG GAAGAAGAAGCAGCTGCTGCGTGAGCAGAGGAAGCAGCGGGAGCGCGTGGAGCTGAAAATGGACCTGCCTGGGGTTTCCATCGCCGACGAGGGCGAGACCGGCATGTTCTCCCTCCGCACCATCCGGGGCCAccag TTGTTAGCAGAAGTAGCACAAGGTGATATGAGCGCTGCAGACACGTTTCTGTCCGATCTGCCAAGGGACGACATCTACATCTCAGACACTGAGGACGACGACGACACATCTCTGGAGAGTGACCTGGATCAAGAGGAGCTGGCAGGTGGGCGACGTCAGGCTCTAAAGGACCAGAAgca AGTGCAGTTTGCTCAGGTAGAGGAAgataaagaggaggaggaggaggaggagaatccaCTGCTGGTGCCTCTAGAGGAGAAAGCAACACTGCGGGAGGAACAAGCCCACCTGTGGTTCTCAAAG GACGGCTTTGCTGGGCTCGAGGACGCTGCTGACGAGGCCCTGGAGATCAGTCAGGCTCAGCTGGTACGTGCGCAGCGGCGTGGGGAGCAGGAGAAGCTGCAGGCGCCTTCTTGTTTGAAGACTGGGGGGAAAAGAACCCAGAGTCGAGAAGAGGccctgaaagggatagaggctctGGCCCCTTCAGTGGCAGAGAGTGTCACTCCCCCCAAGGGGGACCAGGACAGCGGCGGCGGCTCTGGCTCAGAGAGCGACAGCAGCAGTGATGAGGAAGAGAG GGAACCACGAGGCAGGAAGAAGCGAAGCCGGGTGCCAGGACCAGACGATGACGGGTTTGAAGTGGTGCCTATTGAGGACCCGG CCAAACACCGGATACTGGACCCAGAAGGCCTTGCTCTAGGTGCTGTTATTGCCTCTTCCAAAAAGGCCAGGAGAGACCTCATAGACGACTCCTTCAGTCG GTACACATTCAACGAGGATGAGGGGGAGCTCCCAGAGTGGTTCGTGCAGGAGGAGAGGCAGCACAGGATTAAGCAGCTGCCCATTGACAAGAAGGAAGTCGAGCATTACCGCCAACGCTGGAGGGAAATCAACGCTCGTCCCATCAAGAAAGTGGCGGAGGCAAAGGCCAGAAAGAAACGGAGG ATACTGAAGAAACTGGAGCAAACCAAGAAGAAGGCAGAAGCCGTGGTGAACACGGTGGACATCTCCGAGCGGGAGAAGGTGGCCCAATTGCGAAG TCTCTACAAGAAGGCTGGGCTAGGCAAGGAGAAACGCCAAGTCACCTATGTCGTAGCCAAGAAAGGGGTGGGCCGCAAGGTGCGCCGGCCAGCGGGAGTCAGAGGCCATTTCAAGGTGGTGGACTCGAGGATGAAGAAGGACCAGAGAGCTCAGCAGCGCACAGAACAGAAGAAAAAGCACAAACGGAA GGTCCTGAACAGATTCTCGTGA
- the FTSJ3 gene encoding pre-rRNA 2'-O-ribose RNA methyltransferase FTSJ3 isoform X2, with protein MGKKGKVGKSRRDKFYHLAKETGYRSRSAFKLIQLNRRFQFLQKARALLDLCAAPGGWLQVAAKFMPVSSLIVGVDLVPIKPLPNVVTLQEDITTEHCRQALRKELKTWKVDVVLNDGAPNVGASWVHDAYSQAHLTLMALRLACDFLARGGSFITKVFRSRDYQPLLWIFQQLFRRVQATKPQASRHESAEIFVVCQGFLAPDKVDSKFFDPKFAFKEVEVQTKTVTELVTKKKPKAEGYAEGDLTLYHRASVTDFLRAANPVDFLSKASEITLDEEELAQHPATTEEIRVCCQDIKVLGRKELRSLLNWRTKLRRYVAKKLKEQARALDISLSSGEEEEGEEEEPIAETRRQSSKEEEEEEQLNQTLAEMKAQEVAELKRKKKQLLREQRKQRERVELKMDLPGVSIADEGETGMFSLRTIRGHQLLAEVAQGDMSAADTFLSDLPRDDIYISDTEDDDDTSLESDLDQEELAGGRRQALKDQKQVQFAQVEEDKEEEEEEENPLLVPLEEKATLREEQAHLWFSKDGFAGLEDAADEALEISQAQLVRAQRRGEQEKLQAPSCLKTGGKRTQSREEALKGIEALAPSVAESVTPPKGDQDSGGGSGSESDSSSDEEEREPRGRKKRSRVPGPDDDGFEVVPIEDPAKHRILDPEGLALGAVIASSKKARRDLIDDSFSRYTFNEDEGELPEWFVQEERQHRIKQLPIDKKEVEHYRQRWREINARPIKKVAEAKARKKRRILKKLEQTKKKAEAVVNTVDISEREKVAQLRSLYKKAGLGKEKRQVTYVVAKKGVGRKVRRPAGVRGHFKVVDSRMKKDQRAQQRTEQKKKHKRK; from the exons ATGGGCAAGAAGGGAAAAGTTGGGAAGAGCCGGCGAGACAAGTTCTATCACTTGGCGAAGGAGACCG GCTACCGCTCCCGCTCAGCTTTCAAGCTGATCCAGCTCAATCGCCGCTTCCAGTTCCTGCAGAAAGCCCGCGCCTTGCTGGACCTGTGTGCTGCGCCGGGAGGCTG GTTGCAGGTGGCTGCCAAGTTTATGCCTGTGTCCAGTCTTATTGTGG GCGTGGACCTGGTTCCAATCAAACCTCTCCCCAATGTGGTGACACTCCAGGAGGATATCACAACCGAACACTGTCGACAG GCCCTGAGGAAAGAGCTGAAGACCTGGAAGGTCGATGTTGTGCTCAATGATGGGGCGCCCAACGTCGGGGCCAGCTGGGTCCATGATGCTTACTCGCAAG CCCACCTGACACTGATGGCGCTGCGTCTGGCTTGTGATTTTCTGGCTCGTGGCGGCTCGTTCATCACAAAGGTTTTCCGCTCCCGTGATTACCAGCCCCTGCTGTGGATCTTCCAGCAGCTGTTCCGCCGGGTCCAGGCCACCAAGCCCCAGGCCTCGCGCCATGAGTCCGCAGAGATATTCGTAGTCTGCCAGG GGTTCCTGGCGCCTGACAAGGTTGACAGTAAATTCTTTGACCCCAAGTTTGCCTTCAAGGAGGTTGAAGTTCAGACCAAGACCGTTACTGAATTGGTGACAAAGAAGAAACCAAAG GCCGAAGGCTATGCTGAGGGTGATCTCACTCTCTATCACCGGGCCTCAGTCACTGACTTCCTCCGAGCTGCCAACCCCGTCGACTTCCTCTCCAAGGCCAGCGAA ATCACGCTGGATGAGGAGGAGTTGGCCCAGCATCCAGCCACCACTGAGGAAATCCGGGTATGCTGTCAGGACATCAAAGTGCTGGGACGTAAGGAGCTCAG GTCCCTGCTCAACTGGAGAACAAAGCTTCGGCGATACGTGGCTAAGAAGCTGAAAGAGCAAGCAAGGGCCCTGGACATCAG CCTCAGCTctggagaggaagaagaaggtgAGGAGGAAGAGCCAATAGCTGAGACCAGAAGGCAGTCCtcaaaggaagaggaggaggaggaacaacTGAACCAAACCCTGGCAGAGATGAAGGCCCAGGAGGTGGCAGAGCTGAAGAG GAAGAAGAAGCAGCTGCTGCGTGAGCAGAGGAAGCAGCGGGAGCGCGTGGAGCTGAAAATGGACCTGCCTGGGGTTTCCATCGCCGACGAGGGCGAGACCGGCATGTTCTCCCTCCGCACCATCCGGGGCCAccag TTGTTAGCAGAAGTAGCACAAGGTGATATGAGCGCTGCAGACACGTTTCTGTCCGATCTGCCAAGGGACGACATCTACATCTCAGACACTGAGGACGACGACGACACATCTCTGGAGAGTGACCTGGATCAAGAGGAGCTGGCAGGTGGGCGACGTCAGGCTCTAAAGGACCAGAAgca AGTGCAGTTTGCTCAGGTAGAGGAAgataaagaggaggaggaggaggaggagaatccaCTGCTGGTGCCTCTAGAGGAGAAAGCAACACTGCGGGAGGAACAAGCCCACCTGTGGTTCTCAAAG GACGGCTTTGCTGGGCTCGAGGACGCTGCTGACGAGGCCCTGGAGATCAGTCAGGCTCAGCTGGTACGTGCGCAGCGGCGTGGGGAGCAGGAGAAGCTGCAGGCGCCTTCTTGTTTGAAGACTGGGGGGAAAAGAACCCAGAGTCGAGAAGAGGccctgaaagggatagaggctctGGCCCCTTCAGTGGCAGAGAGTGTCACTCCCCCCAAGGGGGACCAGGACAGCGGCGGCGGCTCTGGCTCAGAGAGCGACAGCAGCAGTGATGAGGAAGAGAG GGAACCACGAGGCAGGAAGAAGCGAAGCCGGGTGCCAGGACCAGACGATGACGGGTTTGAAGTGGTGCCTATTGAGGACCCGG CCAAACACCGGATACTGGACCCAGAAGGCCTTGCTCTAGGTGCTGTTATTGCCTCTTCCAAAAAGGCCAGGAGAGACCTCATAGACGACTCCTTCAGTCG GTACACATTCAACGAGGATGAGGGGGAGCTCCCAGAGTGGTTCGTGCAGGAGGAGAGGCAGCACAGGATTAAGCAGCTGCCCATTGACAAGAAGGAAGTCGAGCATTACCGCCAACGCTGGAGGGAAATCAACGCTCGTCCCATCAAGAAAGTGGCGGAGGCAAAGGCCAGAAAGAAACGGAGG ATACTGAAGAAACTGGAGCAAACCAAGAAGAAGGCAGAAGCCGTGGTGAACACGGTGGACATCTCCGAGCGGGAGAAGGTGGCCCAATTGCGAAG TCTCTACAAGAAGGCTGGGCTAGGCAAGGAGAAACGCCAAGTCACCTATGTCGTAGCCAAGAAAGGGGTGGGCCGCAAGGTGCGCCGGCCAGCGGGAGTCAGAGGCCATTTCAAGGTGGTGGACTCGAGGATGAAGAAGGACCAGAGAGCTCAGCAGCGCACAGAACAGAAGAAAAAGCACAAACGGAAGTGA